Proteins encoded by one window of Roseibium sp. Sym1:
- a CDS encoding Zn-dependent hydrolase produces the protein MPQPAATINLERLKSLLGGVNSYGFDPSTGGYNRPGFSKEDLDCRAWFAAQMLDDGLSVWNDGALNLFGRFGPRDGPCIMAGSHLDTVVNGGAYDGSLGACVALECVRAMKEAGLEPETAIEVAATSEEEGRFGGMLGSQAITGEVTADWIAGAVDADGIRLTQAMTTNGLVPEQILGAVRPAGSIRAFLELHIEQGPILEQERLPIGIAEEVSGVCYLELALTGIANHSGTTPMHLRADAFSGLAEVAGTVRDLIQEHGTDQSRITIGHVELTPNHPHTIPGRAVFSVILRDTSEEVMVALKSRFLENAAAVAGRHGLRLETRERSWLSPLKLDADIADRLTALAERHGLPAKRMPSGAGHDAQTMQRFCPSGLIFVPSRDGISHAPEEHSDWVDIEKGANLMLQALIELSGAAR, from the coding sequence ATGCCGCAGCCTGCCGCAACCATCAATCTGGAGCGATTGAAGAGCCTGCTGGGAGGGGTCAACAGCTACGGATTCGACCCTTCGACAGGAGGCTACAACCGGCCGGGCTTCTCGAAGGAGGACCTCGACTGCCGTGCCTGGTTCGCCGCCCAGATGCTCGACGACGGCCTGTCCGTCTGGAACGACGGCGCACTCAACCTGTTCGGCCGATTCGGCCCCAGGGACGGCCCCTGCATCATGGCGGGCTCCCATCTCGACACGGTGGTCAATGGCGGCGCCTATGACGGATCGCTCGGCGCCTGTGTCGCGCTGGAATGCGTGCGGGCCATGAAAGAGGCCGGACTGGAGCCGGAAACCGCGATCGAGGTGGCCGCAACCTCGGAGGAGGAAGGGCGTTTCGGCGGCATGCTGGGCTCGCAGGCGATCACCGGCGAAGTGACGGCCGACTGGATCGCGGGCGCCGTGGACGCGGACGGCATCAGGCTGACACAGGCCATGACGACGAACGGACTGGTCCCAGAACAGATTCTCGGCGCCGTCAGGCCGGCGGGATCGATCAGGGCCTTTCTCGAGCTGCATATCGAGCAGGGGCCGATCCTTGAACAGGAAAGGCTGCCGATCGGCATTGCCGAGGAGGTTTCCGGGGTCTGTTACCTTGAGCTGGCGCTGACAGGGATCGCCAACCACTCCGGCACCACGCCGATGCATTTGCGCGCCGACGCGTTTTCCGGTCTTGCCGAGGTGGCCGGAACGGTGCGCGACCTCATTCAGGAACATGGTACCGACCAGAGCCGCATCACGATCGGCCATGTCGAGCTGACGCCCAACCATCCGCACACGATTCCCGGTAGAGCCGTGTTTTCGGTGATCCTCCGGGACACAAGCGAAGAGGTCATGGTGGCGTTGAAGTCGCGGTTCCTGGAAAATGCGGCGGCGGTTGCCGGCCGGCACGGGCTTCGACTCGAGACCAGGGAGCGCAGCTGGCTGTCGCCGCTGAAGCTCGACGCGGATATCGCCGACCGGCTCACGGCTCTGGCGGAGCGGCACGGCCTGCCGGCCAAGCGCATGCCCTCGGGCGCCGGGCATGATGCCCAGACCATGCAAAGGTTCTGTCCATCAGGGCTGATCTTCGTTCCGAGCCGGGATGGAATCAGCCATGCGCCGGAAGAGCACAGCGACTGGGTGGACATCGAAAAGGGGGCGAATCTGATGCTTCAGGCCCTGATCGAGCTGTCCGGAGCAGCGCGCTGA
- the cyoA gene encoding ubiquinol oxidase subunit II — MYEVIAGSFFRRIASAAPWMLLSLSGIVLSGCALSDAPVLNPKGPIALAERDLLYTAFWLMMIVAIPAILLTLLFAWRYRSRENGAEHAPDWDGSNAIEAVVWLVPAAIVIAIGTLVWESTHRLDPYKALAADKPEFKVQAVALDWKWLFLYPELGTASVNELAFPADRPLSIEITSDTVMNSLMIPALGGQIYAMAGMRSELNLIADEPGVFMGRNTMYSGDGFSDQHFKAHALNETDFKAWQDKVSGAGATLDADAYAELHKKSVANPVGYYTSFEPELFMTIMKKYAPARMPNQQETPQTGEGAS, encoded by the coding sequence ATGTACGAAGTGATTGCCGGATCTTTTTTCAGACGGATCGCCTCGGCGGCGCCGTGGATGCTGCTTTCCTTGTCCGGAATAGTTCTTTCGGGGTGCGCGCTCTCCGATGCGCCGGTTCTCAACCCCAAGGGTCCGATCGCCCTGGCTGAGCGGGACCTGCTTTATACCGCGTTCTGGCTGATGATGATCGTCGCCATCCCGGCGATCCTCTTGACGCTGCTGTTTGCCTGGCGTTATCGCAGCCGGGAAAACGGGGCGGAGCACGCGCCCGACTGGGACGGATCCAATGCCATCGAGGCAGTGGTCTGGCTGGTTCCGGCCGCCATCGTGATCGCCATCGGCACGCTTGTCTGGGAATCAACGCATCGGCTCGATCCCTACAAGGCGCTTGCCGCCGACAAGCCGGAATTCAAGGTCCAGGCGGTCGCGCTCGACTGGAAATGGCTGTTTCTCTATCCCGAACTCGGCACAGCCAGCGTCAACGAACTGGCCTTTCCCGCCGACCGGCCGCTTTCCATCGAGATCACCTCCGACACCGTGATGAACTCCCTGATGATCCCGGCGCTTGGCGGACAGATCTATGCCATGGCCGGTATGCGCTCCGAACTCAACCTGATCGCGGATGAGCCGGGCGTCTTCATGGGCCGCAACACCATGTATTCCGGCGACGGTTTCTCCGACCAGCACTTCAAGGCCCACGCGTTGAACGAGACGGACTTCAAGGCCTGGCAGGACAAGGTCTCCGGAGCAGGCGCCACGCTCGACGCAGACGCCTATGCGGAGCTGCACAAGAAGAGCGTCGCCAATCCGGTGGGCTATTACACTTCGTTCGAGCCGGAGCTGTTCATGACCATCATGAAGAAATACGCGCCGGCACGCATGCCAAATCAACAAGAGACACCGCAGACAGGCGAGGGGGCTTCGTGA
- the cyoB gene encoding cytochrome o ubiquinol oxidase subunit I → MLGRLTFDALPFYSWVAMGGAGVTVGGGIAVFLLITYLRAWKVLWTDWLTSVDHKKIGIMYVVLALVMLVRGFVDAIMMRAQQAISLNSEGYLPPEHFEQIFSSHGTIMIFFVAMPFLTGLINIIVPQQIGARDVAFPFLNSVSLWMTAAGAGLVLVSLVVGKFSQAGWTGYPPYSGIEYSPGVGVDYWLWALIVSGVGSTLSGINFIVTIVRNRCPGMTFMRMPLFTWTTLCISVLIAFSFPALTVVAAELTLDRTLGFHFFTNGDGGNMMMYANLLWIWGHPEVYILILPAFGIFSEVVATFSRKRLFGYTSLVYATACIAILSFTVWLHHFFTMGSSANVNAVFGIATMIIAVPTGVKIFDWLFTMYKGRIEFHPSMVFTIGFMVTFVIGGVTGVLLALPPADYLMHNSTFLVAHFHNMLIPGALFGYFAGLNYWFPKAFGFKLDAKWGIRSFWFWIIGFYLAFMPLYVLGFMGMSRRMEHYADPNWQPYLVVAALGAVCVLIGIACIAIQLWVSARNWGSARDITGDPWNGRTLEWATSSPPAPYNFAVLPEVKGLDAFHDMKILGEAYQPQTYEDIVMPKNTWIGPVLGGLAFVLGFAFVWYIWWLVALSLVLSLICVGIRASDDDTDFVLPAAEVARIERERLAQITPADLHDMRDFAPRGAASGAPLPGTV, encoded by the coding sequence ATGCTGGGACGTCTGACCTTCGATGCCCTGCCGTTCTATTCCTGGGTCGCCATGGGCGGTGCGGGCGTTACGGTTGGCGGCGGCATCGCCGTCTTCCTGCTGATCACCTACTTGCGTGCCTGGAAGGTCCTGTGGACCGACTGGCTGACCAGCGTCGATCACAAGAAGATTGGCATCATGTATGTGGTCCTGGCGCTGGTGATGCTGGTGCGTGGCTTTGTCGATGCCATCATGATGCGCGCCCAGCAGGCCATTTCCCTCAACAGCGAGGGCTATCTGCCACCGGAGCATTTCGAGCAGATCTTCTCCTCCCACGGCACGATCATGATCTTCTTCGTGGCCATGCCCTTCCTGACCGGGCTCATCAACATCATCGTGCCGCAGCAGATCGGCGCGCGTGACGTCGCCTTTCCCTTCCTGAATTCCGTCAGCCTCTGGATGACCGCGGCCGGCGCCGGGCTGGTCCTGGTCTCGCTGGTGGTCGGCAAGTTCTCCCAGGCCGGCTGGACCGGCTATCCGCCCTATTCGGGCATCGAATACAGTCCGGGGGTCGGGGTCGACTACTGGCTGTGGGCACTGATCGTCTCGGGGGTCGGCTCGACCCTGTCCGGCATCAATTTCATCGTGACCATCGTCCGGAACCGCTGCCCGGGCATGACCTTCATGCGCATGCCATTGTTCACCTGGACGACACTGTGCATTTCCGTCCTGATCGCCTTCTCCTTTCCGGCCCTGACGGTGGTCGCCGCCGAGCTGACGCTGGACCGCACGCTCGGCTTCCATTTCTTCACCAATGGCGACGGCGGCAACATGATGATGTATGCCAACCTGCTTTGGATCTGGGGCCATCCGGAGGTCTATATCCTGATCCTGCCGGCCTTCGGCATCTTCTCGGAGGTGGTCGCGACCTTCTCGCGCAAGCGCCTGTTCGGCTACACTTCGCTGGTCTATGCCACTGCCTGCATTGCCATCCTGTCGTTCACGGTGTGGCTGCACCACTTCTTCACCATGGGCTCCTCGGCCAATGTGAACGCGGTCTTCGGCATCGCCACCATGATCATCGCCGTGCCGACGGGCGTGAAGATCTTCGACTGGCTGTTCACCATGTACAAGGGCCGGATCGAGTTCCACCCCTCGATGGTGTTCACCATCGGCTTCATGGTGACTTTCGTCATCGGCGGGGTGACCGGCGTCCTCCTGGCGCTGCCGCCGGCCGACTACCTGATGCACAATTCCACTTTCCTGGTGGCCCATTTCCACAACATGCTGATCCCCGGCGCCCTGTTCGGCTATTTCGCCGGGCTGAACTACTGGTTCCCGAAGGCTTTCGGCTTCAAGCTCGACGCCAAATGGGGCATCCGTTCGTTCTGGTTCTGGATCATCGGGTTCTACCTGGCGTTCATGCCGCTCTACGTGCTCGGCTTCATGGGCATGAGCCGGCGCATGGAACATTACGCCGATCCGAACTGGCAGCCTTATCTGGTTGTGGCCGCGCTCGGCGCCGTCTGCGTGCTGATCGGCATTGCCTGCATCGCCATCCAGCTCTGGGTTTCCGCGCGCAACTGGGGGTCCGCACGGGACATCACCGGCGATCCCTGGAACGGACGGACACTGGAATGGGCGACGTCCTCGCCGCCGGCGCCCTATAACTTCGCGGTGCTGCCGGAGGTGAAGGGGCTCGACGCGTTTCACGACATGAAGATCCTCGGCGAGGCCTACCAGCCGCAGACCTACGAAGACATCGTGATGCCGAAAAACACCTGGATCGGACCGGTGCTCGGCGGGTTGGCCTTCGTGCTCGGCTTTGCCTTCGTCTGGTACATCTGGTGGCTGGTGGCGCTTTCATTGGTGCTGTCGCTGATCTGTGTCGGAATCCGCGCCTCTGACGATGACACCGACTTCGTGCTGCCGGCGGCGGAAGTCGCCAGGATCGAGCGTGAACGACTGGCGCAGATCACGCCGGCGGATCTTCACGACATGCGCGATTTCGCGCCGCGTGGGGCCGCCTCGGGCGCGCCACTGCCCGGAACGGTTTGA
- the cyoC gene encoding cytochrome o ubiquinol oxidase subunit III translates to MSDATILEEEEKHALESREFGFWVYLMTDAIIFALLFATYVVLSKNFASGPSSRDLFDLRFTAGETALLLTSSLTFGFASIAQRAGHKMREVQWLIVTLLLGLGFLAMELIEFRGMIEKGAGPEVSGFASAFFTLIGTHGLHVAFGCLGIVVMIGQILVKGLTQPVRSRVFRLGLFWHFLDIVWIGIFSVVYLPGVM, encoded by the coding sequence ATGTCCGACGCCACCATCCTCGAGGAAGAAGAAAAACACGCCCTGGAAAGCCGCGAATTCGGCTTCTGGGTCTATCTGATGACCGACGCGATCATCTTCGCGCTGCTGTTTGCCACCTATGTGGTCCTGTCGAAGAATTTTGCGTCGGGGCCGTCTTCCAGGGACCTGTTCGATCTGAGATTCACAGCCGGCGAAACCGCGCTGCTTCTCACCTCCAGCCTGACCTTCGGCTTTGCCTCGATCGCCCAGCGGGCGGGCCACAAGATGCGCGAGGTCCAGTGGCTGATCGTGACGCTGCTTCTGGGGCTCGGCTTTCTGGCGATGGAACTGATCGAGTTCCGGGGCATGATCGAAAAGGGCGCAGGGCCGGAGGTCAGCGGCTTCGCGTCGGCCTTCTTCACCCTGATCGGTACCCACGGTCTTCATGTGGCCTTCGGCTGTCTCGGCATTGTTGTGATGATCGGCCAGATCCTGGTGAAAGGCCTGACACAGCCGGTGCGCTCCAGGGTCTTCCGGCTGGGCCTCTTCTGGCATTTCCTCGACATCGTCTGGATCGGGATCTTCTCGGTCGTCTATCTGCCCGGCGTGATGTAG
- the cyoD gene encoding cytochrome o ubiquinol oxidase subunit IV, which yields MYRLADRPVARYLIGFVLAVILTAIPFGVVGAGLLTGTQAYVVIASGAILQVLVHLVFFLHLDLKSTPAENLFFLAFAAVLIVIMVGGSLWIMTDLHQRMM from the coding sequence ATGTACCGACTAGCAGACCGACCTGTTGCCCGTTACCTGATCGGCTTCGTGCTGGCAGTGATCCTGACCGCCATTCCCTTCGGCGTCGTCGGCGCCGGTTTGCTGACCGGCACGCAGGCCTATGTTGTGATCGCATCGGGCGCCATCTTGCAGGTTCTGGTGCATCTGGTGTTCTTCCTGCACCTCGACCTCAAGTCGACGCCCGCGGAGAACCTGTTCTTCCTGGCCTTTGCGGCAGTGCTGATCGTGATCATGGTCGGCGGCAGTCTCTGGATCATGACGGATCTGCATCAGCGGATGATGTGA
- a CDS encoding tetratricopeptide repeat protein — protein sequence MWVSLKFPVIAVLLVILSGCQSGNLGDLSTFGDDAFTNNDLSDVSYYRDDELLKQGQVQFKAKNYGKAYSLYKKAVEVYPKDPVAWIGYAASADMVGRFDSADQGYRILGGMIPGRPEYLNNVGYSHLLRGDLVAARRYFLKAYDIDPNNPTTANNLQLLGNSVSFAKRG from the coding sequence ATGTGGGTCAGTCTTAAGTTCCCGGTCATTGCAGTCCTGCTTGTCATCCTGAGCGGCTGCCAGTCGGGCAATTTGGGGGACCTTTCGACCTTTGGTGATGACGCCTTCACAAACAACGACCTGTCCGACGTCTCCTATTACCGGGATGACGAACTTCTGAAACAGGGGCAAGTCCAGTTCAAGGCGAAGAACTACGGCAAGGCCTATTCCCTCTACAAGAAGGCGGTCGAAGTGTACCCCAAGGATCCGGTGGCCTGGATCGGTTATGCAGCTTCCGCCGACATGGTCGGCCGGTTTGACAGTGCAGACCAGGGATACAGGATCCTTGGGGGTATGATCCCCGGCCGTCCGGAATACCTGAACAATGTCGGCTATTCCCACCTTCTGCGCGGCGATCTCGTGGCAGCGCGCCGCTATTTTCTGAAGGCCTATGACATCGATCCGAACAATCCAACCACGGCAAACAATCTGCAGCTGTTGGGTAACAGTGTGTCATTTGCAAAGCGGGGATAA
- a CDS encoding type II and III secretion system protein family protein, producing MTSLSNIQFLRAKSILAGAALILGLAVGVSNMPSAQAQTDEITLFVNGGSVSKVLMPPGTTKTVRTNRAFSDLVVGNPEVADIVPLSSQSLYIQSKTPGLTNISIYNDRKTLLGVIEVRVQLNFDDVAQAVRAVAPSAQVRVSNVGNRIRLYGSVNDTTELAKVLEVAQQFSESPVINALSVRGPQQVALEIRVLEASRAIGRDLGVNWVGRSDNGNVSTSGARVQTGVDNSTGGLIAVLGSGASVAQQGALPFGTLVAKVLETAGLRIDTIIDALEGKGLVRRLAQPNLTTISGEAARFHVGGEVPIQTAISNAGGVATSTDYRPFGVRLEFVPTVLDNSRINLRVMTEVSDIDGSINVNGNPGFRSRRAEAVIELRDGQSFSMAGLLDNIDQRDINQIPWLGQVPVLGALFRSTSFQKRETDLVIVATPRLVRPANPGENLASPLDKTRPTDDVEMFALGLLEVNKDMLRKYREGDGLIGPYGHIVDLELEAGYVYKKN from the coding sequence TTGACCAGCCTTAGCAACATCCAATTCTTGCGAGCCAAGTCGATCCTGGCAGGTGCCGCCTTGATCCTCGGTCTCGCGGTCGGCGTCTCCAACATGCCATCGGCTCAGGCCCAGACCGACGAGATCACGCTTTTCGTCAATGGCGGCAGTGTCTCGAAGGTCCTCATGCCCCCGGGCACCACCAAGACCGTCCGGACCAACCGAGCCTTTTCCGACCTGGTGGTCGGCAATCCGGAAGTTGCGGACATCGTCCCGCTTTCCAGTCAGTCCCTCTATATACAGAGCAAGACGCCCGGCCTGACCAACATTTCGATTTACAACGACCGCAAAACGCTGCTCGGCGTGATCGAGGTTCGCGTTCAGCTGAATTTCGATGACGTTGCCCAGGCGGTCCGCGCGGTGGCGCCAAGTGCGCAGGTCCGTGTTTCCAACGTCGGCAACCGCATAAGGCTGTACGGCAGCGTCAACGACACGACCGAACTGGCGAAGGTCCTCGAGGTTGCGCAGCAGTTTTCCGAATCCCCGGTGATCAACGCGCTCAGCGTGCGCGGGCCGCAGCAGGTCGCGCTGGAAATCAGGGTTCTGGAAGCAAGCCGCGCGATCGGGCGAGACCTCGGTGTCAACTGGGTCGGACGATCCGACAACGGCAACGTCAGCACCTCGGGTGCCAGGGTCCAGACCGGCGTCGACAATTCCACGGGCGGGTTGATTGCCGTTCTGGGATCCGGTGCCAGCGTGGCCCAGCAGGGGGCTCTGCCCTTCGGAACACTGGTTGCAAAGGTGCTCGAGACCGCAGGCCTGCGGATCGACACCATTATCGATGCGCTGGAGGGCAAGGGACTTGTTCGCCGGCTAGCACAGCCCAACCTGACCACGATCAGCGGTGAAGCCGCCCGCTTCCATGTCGGCGGCGAAGTGCCCATTCAGACGGCGATCTCGAATGCCGGCGGTGTCGCAACCTCCACCGATTACCGTCCATTCGGTGTCCGGCTGGAATTCGTCCCGACGGTCCTGGACAACAGCCGTATCAACCTGCGTGTGATGACCGAAGTCAGCGACATTGACGGGTCGATCAACGTCAATGGCAATCCGGGTTTCCGGTCCCGGCGCGCCGAAGCGGTCATCGAACTCCGCGACGGCCAGAGTTTCTCCATGGCCGGGCTTCTGGACAATATCGACCAGCGGGACATCAACCAGATTCCTTGGCTGGGGCAGGTTCCGGTGCTCGGCGCCCTGTTCAGGTCGACAAGCTTCCAGAAGCGGGAAACGGATCTTGTCATCGTGGCGACGCCGCGTCTCGTCAGACCGGCCAATCCAGGTGAAAACCTGGCGTCTCCACTGGACAAGACACGGCCCACCGACGACGTCGAGATGTTTGCGCTCGGTCTTCTGGAGGTCAACAAGGACATGCTGCGCAAATACCGCGAAGGTGACGGTTTGATCGGTCCCTACGGTCATATCGTCGATCTGGAACTCGAGGCTGGCTATGTCTACAAGAAGAACTAA
- the cpaB gene encoding Flp pilus assembly protein CpaB, producing MKIVRLLVLLFAAGAGFMAFRLVMDKQVQPPAEPAPVVVSRGVLVAVNDIPLGKKLEAADITWRDWPESTLTKGVITRSGDPSAGKSYVGMIARGRIYAGEAIRAERLISTDKGYMAAILPKGKRAIAVRVEQETSAGGFILPGDKVDVILTRKFSDNNMISDTILQNIRVLAIDTTTAGEQETKNLSPKRTATLELSLDQSEIIVQSQQVGSIALALRSAEDSFDVSEEEQTQRRDTKFVRLDSGRWSTVADDSLF from the coding sequence ATGAAGATCGTTCGCTTACTGGTCCTGTTATTTGCAGCGGGTGCAGGCTTCATGGCGTTCCGTCTTGTCATGGACAAGCAGGTGCAACCACCTGCAGAACCGGCTCCTGTCGTCGTCTCGAGGGGGGTTCTGGTCGCGGTGAACGACATACCCCTGGGCAAGAAGCTGGAGGCGGCTGACATTACCTGGCGCGACTGGCCGGAGAGCACCCTTACAAAAGGGGTGATCACAAGGAGTGGCGATCCCTCCGCCGGCAAAAGCTACGTCGGCATGATCGCCAGGGGCCGGATCTATGCAGGAGAAGCCATCCGGGCAGAGCGCCTGATCAGCACGGACAAGGGCTACATGGCCGCGATCCTGCCGAAAGGAAAACGCGCGATCGCCGTCAGGGTGGAGCAGGAAACGTCGGCGGGCGGTTTTATCCTGCCGGGAGACAAGGTGGATGTTATCCTGACGAGAAAGTTCAGCGATAACAATATGATAAGCGATACCATCCTGCAGAATATCCGCGTTCTTGCCATCGATACCACAACGGCCGGCGAACAGGAGACCAAGAACCTTTCGCCCAAACGGACCGCAACGCTGGAATTGAGCCTCGACCAGTCCGAAATCATCGTTCAGTCGCAGCAGGTCGGAAGCATCGCCCTGGCTCTGCGGAGTGCCGAAGATTCTTTTGATGTCTCGGAAGAGGAACAGACGCAGAGGCGCGATACGAAGTTTGTGCGCCTGGATTCCGGTCGGTGGTCCACGGTCGCTGACGACAGCCTGTTCTGA
- a CDS encoding GSCFA domain-containing protein produces MSDHPYRRAPEHSFWSRALTRGGMLESFFEGPPLIRVGEKVVSAGSCFAANLVPHLEKAGLSYLRTETGHPSFARYRNDNFGYSLFSAAYGNIYTTRQLLQLMKRALGTFKPEEDRWHLDGQVFDPFRPALRYPASSDREFDLLTAQHLQAALDAFSNADVFVFTLGLTEAWVSASDGAVFPACPGTIVGTYEEDKHVFENFGVSDVSSDLSEFIQLMRQRNPGVRVVLTVSPVPLVATATGGHVVPATTFSKSVLRVAAQEVAGKHDNVVYFPSYEIITSHTAPCSFFEADRRSVSKAGIDQVMSVFLSHCKTDPSLATGPDESTAPSIAALSAALVEAECEEAMMDRTSP; encoded by the coding sequence ATGAGCGATCATCCTTATCGTCGCGCTCCTGAACATTCCTTTTGGTCAAGAGCACTCACCAGAGGTGGAATGCTTGAGAGCTTTTTTGAGGGTCCCCCCCTCATCAGGGTCGGTGAAAAAGTCGTCTCGGCAGGAAGCTGCTTTGCCGCGAACCTGGTGCCTCATCTGGAAAAGGCCGGCCTGAGTTATCTGCGAACGGAAACAGGCCACCCGTCATTCGCCCGATACAGAAACGATAATTTTGGCTATTCCCTGTTTAGCGCCGCATACGGAAACATCTACACGACGCGGCAACTCCTCCAGTTGATGAAACGGGCGCTGGGAACATTCAAACCCGAAGAGGACAGATGGCACCTTGACGGTCAGGTGTTCGATCCGTTCCGCCCGGCCTTGCGGTATCCAGCGTCGTCGGATCGGGAATTCGATCTGCTGACAGCGCAGCATCTTCAGGCGGCCCTGGACGCTTTCAGCAATGCCGACGTGTTTGTCTTCACGCTGGGGCTGACGGAGGCCTGGGTGTCGGCTTCGGATGGCGCCGTGTTTCCCGCATGTCCCGGCACGATTGTCGGGACATACGAAGAAGACAAACATGTTTTTGAAAATTTCGGCGTTTCGGATGTTTCGTCAGACCTGTCCGAGTTCATTCAATTGATGAGACAGCGCAATCCGGGCGTACGCGTTGTCCTGACCGTTTCCCCGGTTCCGCTCGTCGCAACAGCGACGGGAGGCCACGTGGTGCCGGCCACCACCTTCAGCAAATCGGTCTTAAGGGTCGCCGCGCAGGAGGTGGCCGGCAAACACGACAATGTCGTCTATTTTCCCAGCTACGAGATCATCACCAGCCATACCGCTCCTTGCAGCTTCTTCGAGGCCGATCGACGAAGCGTCTCCAAGGCGGGCATAGATCAGGTCATGAGCGTGTTTCTCAGCCACTGCAAGACCGACCCGTCTCTGGCAACGGGCCCGGACGAAAGCACGGCACCGTCAATAGCCGCCCTTTCAGCCGCTCTTGTCGAAGCTGAATGTGAGGAAGCGATGATGGATCGGACCAGCCCATGA
- a CDS encoding DNA methyltransferase → MTDALVQVCPARTVLAPFAGSGTTGLAALRAGRRFVGCERERAYYEIASERLSKAA, encoded by the coding sequence TTGACAGATGCGCTGGTTCAAGTCTGCCCGGCCAGGACGGTCCTGGCTCCGTTCGCGGGGTCCGGAACGACGGGTCTGGCAGCCCTCAGAGCCGGCCGGCGGTTTGTCGGTTGTGAGCGGGAAAGGGCGTATTATGAAATTGCCAGTGAAAGGCTTTCAAAGGCGGCGTAA
- a CDS encoding DUF5131 family protein produces the protein MAETTGIEWTDRTFNPWTGCTKISPGCDNCYAEGWSKRSGHVKWGNHPRKRTTEAYWKAPLAWQREAEAFERKHGRRQRVFCASLADVFDNQVDPEWRADLFELIRVTPNLDWQLLTKRPQNIRKMLPGDWGTEGWSNVWLGFTAEDQIRFDQRKKHIDEIPAVVWFVSYEPAIGPMRIRENDPAPTWLIVGGESGHGARPLEPLWVEEILIDCRARGIAPFFKQWGNYDNNPLTGQPSIEKRDFKLIDPFGKGGGLVDGQLVREFPKEVRNALSAL, from the coding sequence ATGGCTGAAACCACCGGGATTGAGTGGACAGATCGCACTTTTAATCCATGGACCGGATGCACAAAGATCAGTCCTGGCTGTGATAACTGTTACGCTGAAGGTTGGTCAAAGCGGTCGGGCCATGTGAAATGGGGAAACCATCCCAGGAAGCGAACCACAGAAGCATATTGGAAAGCTCCTCTTGCATGGCAACGCGAGGCGGAGGCGTTCGAGCGTAAGCATGGCCGGCGGCAGCGCGTGTTTTGCGCTTCTCTTGCAGACGTTTTCGACAACCAGGTCGACCCTGAATGGCGAGCCGACTTGTTCGAATTGATCCGGGTCACGCCGAATCTCGACTGGCAGTTGCTTACAAAGCGACCTCAGAACATCCGTAAAATGCTGCCAGGAGATTGGGGTACGGAAGGCTGGAGCAACGTGTGGCTTGGCTTCACTGCTGAAGACCAAATTCGCTTCGATCAGCGAAAAAAGCATATTGATGAGATCCCGGCAGTTGTTTGGTTTGTCTCGTATGAACCTGCTATCGGACCGATGCGTATCAGGGAGAATGACCCCGCGCCAACCTGGTTAATCGTTGGCGGTGAGAGTGGACATGGTGCCAGACCACTCGAGCCTCTGTGGGTCGAAGAAATCCTGATTGACTGTCGGGCGCGAGGGATTGCCCCATTCTTCAAGCAATGGGGCAATTACGACAACAACCCGCTAACCGGCCAACCCAGCATCGAGAAAAGGGATTTCAAGCTGATTGACCCGTTCGGAAAAGGCGGCGGGTTGGTCGATGGGCAACTTGTTCGCGAATTCCCGAAAGAGGTGAGGAACGCTTTAAGCGCACTTTAG